The proteins below come from a single Chryseobacterium capnotolerans genomic window:
- a CDS encoding OmpH family outer membrane protein has protein sequence MKKLSVLFAAVMMVVSVGMAKAQKMATLDVLGVLNAMPEKKKADADLKTFYDTKQAEIKKKYDAGQAKLKQYSEEAPKKTADENKAREGELQKIQEEIAQMQDKAQKDLQAKQEVAFGPIEKKLNDAVDKVAKANGYEYVMDANSPAFLYKAGADATAAVKKELGIQ, from the coding sequence ATGAAAAAATTAAGTGTATTATTTGCAGCAGTAATGATGGTTGTTTCTGTAGGTATGGCAAAAGCTCAAAAAATGGCTACTTTAGATGTATTGGGAGTTCTTAATGCAATGCCTGAAAAGAAAAAAGCAGATGCTGACCTTAAAACATTCTACGATACTAAACAAGCTGAGATCAAGAAAAAATATGATGCTGGGCAAGCTAAACTAAAGCAATATAGCGAAGAAGCGCCTAAGAAAACTGCAGACGAAAACAAAGCTAGAGAAGGTGAATTACAAAAAATTCAGGAAGAAATAGCTCAAATGCAGGACAAAGCTCAAAAAGATCTTCAGGCTAAGCAAGAAGTAGCTTTCGGGCCAATTGAGAAAAAATTGAACGATGCTGTTGATAAAGTTGCTAAAGCTAACGGATATGAGTATGTAATGGATGCAAATTCACCTGCATTCCTTTACAAAGCAGGTGCTGATGCTACTGCAGCTGTAAAGAAAGAATTAGGAATTCAATAA
- a CDS encoding acyl-CoA thioesterase, which translates to MEKEVSTIVKVRFSDCDPIGHLNNVKYLDYMFNAREDHVETFYGFTYEEYTKQTGCTWIAIQNEIAYLKEVRYNTQVVISSKTIDIQDRTAKVEILMKSLDEKTIHAVLWVTVIYFNIKTRKSEIHPEDIKETFHKFYVDLVQKDFQSRVKFLRSQNAKNS; encoded by the coding sequence ATGGAAAAAGAAGTATCAACTATAGTAAAAGTAAGGTTTAGCGATTGTGATCCTATTGGTCATTTGAATAATGTAAAATATCTAGATTACATGTTCAATGCCAGAGAAGATCACGTAGAGACATTTTACGGATTTACTTATGAAGAATATACCAAGCAAACAGGCTGTACCTGGATTGCCATTCAGAATGAAATCGCTTATCTGAAAGAAGTAAGATATAATACTCAGGTGGTCATCAGTAGTAAAACTATCGATATTCAGGACAGAACAGCTAAAGTTGAAATTCTGATGAAAAGTTTGGATGAGAAAACAATTCATGCTGTACTTTGGGTGACGGTTATTTATTTTAATATAAAAACAAGAAAATCAGAAATCCATCCAGAAGATATCAAAGAAACTTTCCATAAATTCTATGTAGATCTGGTACAAAAAGATTTCCAGTCAAGAGTTAAGTTTTTAAGATCCCAAAACGCAAAAAACTCTTAG